The sequence below is a genomic window from Harmonia axyridis chromosome 1, icHarAxyr1.1, whole genome shotgun sequence.
gtttttttttcaaaataactttccTCAAGTTATTATGTTGGGTCAAGGCACAGAGATTGAACCTTAAAATAAGTGAGATAATTTGCTTGACAATCACTTAATACCTATCAATAATCCAATATTGACACTGCCAATCAAAAAAATGTATacagcatgggcgcccgcagaggggggccagggggggccatggccccccctgagattttgattgtatcatttttcagcacaacaccctcaatataactttctcaatccaaagggcaaggaaaaaaggaaagtaatggattcacaacaattttccggttttcaatgacaatcatggacgccttatcgtttttcaataattttcattttgccccccctgagaaaaatttctgcgggcgcccatggtatACAGTTTCGCAAAGTGTTATCAACCAATTTCAATGATGAGCCCTCTCTCATGGGATTTCGGTTTTATTCCGGGACCATTGATGGAATCATCAATATCCCAACTCTATGATCCCTGACGTATGGCAGGGATCATGGGTGATGGGTGTATATACACCTCATCACCTCCATAGGTAGTGACTTTTCCGTAGAACGGTAGAGTTCAATCATCAGTACCTATGGCAACTGAGTGATACCTGCCATATACACCCTCAACTACATAGCCGAGGAGTATTTGCCTCAGAACGATTGGTTTTATGTTCCTAAAGGTGTCCCAAGATGTGGCGTTCTGCCAAGAATTGCGCAGCGTGCGGCGCCATCTCTCAAGCTAGCAAAGAGTTACCACACCATAAACTATTTGGCTAGGTGTCACTCTTCTGTGAGTGCCAGTAAAAAGTGGCATTGGAAACAAGggtataaatttataaaaagggAATCGAGGCTAACATCCACTTAGATTTCTAGGGGGTGGAAAAGAATATTACAGGCCATCAATCATACAATGAGAACTCAGAAATAAGGGATCTCTCTGGAGGAATACCACCAGACTTGCGCAAGCGGAAGGATTCGAGGAATATACTCATTCGTACATGAAGAAACCAATGCAGAGAGTAATCGAGCTACGAATTGTTAATAGGACTGCTGATAATGCCGGTATAGGCGTATGATTTGCAGTGGTGAATCAGACATCGAAAACATTGAGCACATGCTGTACAAATCTCCTGAACAAGTCAGTCTAAAAACCACACTTGTGGTCAAGAGCTAGTTCAAAACCCTTACAAAGTTATCTTACAACCTTGTATTCAAGATTTTCCAATATAATTGGCGATATCTTTGTTAAATGTTCAATCAAGGTATAGAACAATTTATCAAACTTGCCGCAGTTCTGAAAAGATGTTTTTTACCCAAACGGCTAATCTTATGTCATCATCAGAGCTCAATCTCCTCAAGTTCACCGGAATAAATGTACTGCTTTCCACAATACAGATATCGTCATTCGAAAGTCTTGGTTAACGTTGTTGTTTAAGCAACTCAAGCGAGGTGGGTTCAAAATTCACTcgaatttcttttcatttttcagttGCAGTAACTGGAGATGGTGTAAACGATTCTCCCGCTCTAAAGAAAGCTGACATAGGTATCGCCATGGGCATCAGCGGTTCGGAGGTGTCCAAGCAATCCGCTGATATGATCCTCCTGGATGATAACTTTGCCTCTATAATAACAGGGGTGGAGGAAGGTCGAAGGATTTTTGACAATTTGAAGAAGTCCATCGCTTACACGCTTGCTTCAAATGTTCCCGAAATTTTACCGTTCTTAGCATTCGTTATTCTCAACATTCCACTACCGTTAGGTGAGTTTTTATACGACAAAGCAAATACAATTTGCCGCCTTCGTTGACTTCTTCGATTGGATTATTTTAGGTGTCATGGCCATCCTCTGCATAGATCTTCTTACCGATATGTTACCAGCTATAAGTTTAGCTTATGAAGACGCAGAAAGTGACATTATGTCTCGACCGCCTCGAGATCCAGAAGAAGATAAATTGGTCACGCCAAAATTGTACTTCCTCGCTTATGGTCATATTGGAATGGTGGAGGCTGCTTGTGGATTCTTCGTTTACTTCATGATAATGGCGGAGCATGGATTCAGGCCAGCAGATCTCTTCAGTAAGTACAGGGCCGGCCACCTTTGTTTGTTCATAAAACGATGCAGGTTACTACAGTTCCACATTACCTGTAGGtgatttataaaataattcacaaGATTGCACCCCTccaaacaaaattcaaaaaacctaGCTGTTTCCCGAAAAAAATTAacttgcagaaatattcaactgCTTTGGGGGCCAAAACTGTATCTTCAACCTACAATGGAAAAAATTAGGCCTTATTTTCTAAtctgttgttttttctttcaatcaCTCTAGATCTAAGGGAGGAATGGGATTCTTCACATATAAATGATCTTATGGATTCTTATGGTCAAGAATGGTCTTTTGAAAGCAGGAAAACACTACAATATACATGTTATACAGCTTTCATGATCTCGGTGGTAGTAACCCAATGGGCGGATCTTTTGGTGTGCAAAACTAGGATAAACTCAATAGTTGAGCAAGGTGaatcaatttatttatcacattaTTTTCCTGTTTTATGTGCTATACTTTCGTTACTAGCTTTTCTGCATGGTGAAAGGTAATATTTCTTCTGTTCACAGGTATGGGTAATGTTATACTGAACGTCAGTCTGGTAGTGGAAACAGTTGTTGCATGTATGTTATCCTATATGCCATTAATGAATTACTTGAAATTTTACCCTGTTATGTTGAGATGGTAAGTATCAAAAACGACGACTTAGATCAAAAGAACTTAATAACGAATTTTAAATAAAATGTCAATGATATTCCCAATATCTAGTTTCAATTAAGATTAATTCGAATAAAAAGCATAAATTTAATATGTTCCATCGATATTTAATAATATGATATTACTTTTTAGGTGGTTATACTGTATACCATTTGCCATTTTCATTgttatatttgatgaattcagAAAATGGCGCATGAGAAGGAATCCCACTGGATACTTCCATCAAACCACATATTACTGAGAAATTTAGTAGAGAATTCAATTTAAAACTATGGAATTGTGTGTTTTATTACATATATAGATGCAGCTGGAAGAAAAACGTGAAATGAAAAGCTTAAGCAATGATAAACTTCAGATATCACAACTACAAATAGAAACATCACAGAagcaaatgaatattttatatcaaatagaaactatggacaaaaatgaatatttattcacagGATAACAAATTACTAGTATGTTTATATtacaataaaactataaaattaacTGTTTCAATAACCTCTTCTACCTCTAAATCTCTGGCGAGCATCCAACTGCAAAGATAAATCAATTAATTACTAACTAAATCAATTATCCACATAATAATTCAAGCTATGAGAGAAAACCTGCACATTAATAGTTTCTACATCACTAGGTAAACTAGGTTTTTACAACTACAGTTTTATAGTTAAAAAATCAACCCTGCTCAAGATtgtatttttcaacaaataaaacacCACATTTATTGTGGTGACTGTGAATCACATAACTTTTTCCTCAACTTCAACAGCGTCTTTTTGGTACACTATAAATGTTAAACTGTGAATCTCGCAAACTCCATACAGTTATAGAGATCATTCTAATCAAATATCGTAACAAAGTTTATTCTGATTGAGAGACATTTCATTTAAGAATATTATTCAGGCTATCAGATATTATAGTGTATAATATTCATGGATTTTAACTAATTCCACATCATTTCAAGTGATATAAAAAGCATAGTTGATCGAAACTAacttaatattttgtattatagCTCCTAATTTGTGCTCTCTCTTGTTTTATTTGTAGGCATAAAAATAAATCACATATCATGAATATAATGTGAATTTTAATTTCTATATATACGTACCAGTGACCTCTTGCATTCAAAAAAAGAATATCTCAATGCCTGACATTCTGCCGGTACACTGCCGTCAGTAGCTTTTAAGCATTCTCTAGGAGTTTTCCTgtactataaaaaaaaaccttgaGATTTTTAAATACCAGAGAATCAATGGAAATATTGGATGTAAATCGACAATATATACCTTTTGGCAACATTCGCTTTCCAAAAGACACATTTTCAAATCAGCTCGAAGTCCAGCACAAGCGGATTTATCCGCCAATTTCTCGTTCTCTTCAGCATATCGCATCATTTTCTGAAATTATCATTGAATTGTCACATATTCCTCagatatgtaataataatacttacgaaaaattatttttgggtAAATTATCTGGACTtccaataataacaaaaaatgacaACTAGCATAGAGTAAGTATATATAGAGGAGAAACTGAGGTACTAAACTCTGAAACAGTAATTTAGTTCCACCAACACCTTCCAGAGACCGCTCGCATCGCTGATTTTCTGTTTACCTCGAGAATTATTTACTTAAcctcaaaaattttcagttgatccGTCGAACCTTATTTTTGGTAAGAGATTTATTATGTCGCAGTCAACTTtgaaatccaacaaatattGTGTTCCTAACTGTGGAGATATGTATAGTAAACGTCATCGTTTTCGAATGAAGAGAAGCAGCCAACAATTTTCAAACTTTGGctcgaaaaagttagttatccatTGCTCAACTCTAAAACTCCTCAACAAATTTGTAAGAAGTGAAATTAGATAGCCTTAAAGGAATTTGACAACTGCTATTCCTGAATTATTTCTTCCTGGTGAGttaaattttgttatattttcttcTGTGTAAAAGTTAAACGATAAGCGATTAAGTATAGTCCTcaaggagaagtgctaaccgtagacgaATGTTTCGGCTGTCCATAAATATTATCTTTGTTTAAAAACTTACCCTCAATAGTAGTTTtgcatatgtatatataaatatatatgattggcaagaaaattattatttacttttctatttatatttcacAGGATCTTCAAATCAAGGGGAAGATGGAGAAGTTCATGACACTGAAGGAATACATCTCCAAAGTGATGTTGAGAGGGAAGTATCAACAGAGACTTTGAAGAATTTTAAGCACCCTCAGAAAACTTCAATAATATATAGAAAAAggttaactgaaaatgaacGTTATCTATCAAAATGTCTGATTGATCAGAGTAGAAAACTgagaattatccaaaaaaagtttcatcataCAAAGAGCGGCTAAAAAATGTAGAGAAACTTAATTCATCAGCAAATTTCAGTAGACTGATGAATTATGTTTCTCCAACAGCTTTTAATCGGGCACACTTTTGGAAGTAGTTGTGAGTTCCAACATTTTAAACAAATGGTATAttaaagttttcaattctgatTGAGTCAATTAAGAactatttattgcaataaatttgatgaaaatataagtACTTATGAATGTTTTGCTTCCTACAGATATCGAGGACAACAATTAATTGACACTAGAGGCTGTGGGCACTGCAGAGCTGATGATTTTTATGGATAAGCTGTTTGATAGCCTGAATATGCAATTGTGAAGGACACATTAAAAATTTGGCATactagaaatatttaaaaaaatgtaaaattttaaatagatgatttttttatatgaatttgtgtTTTCTCTGAACTTAAGCCTCTATTCTTGTCAAATATATTGGATGTGAAAGAACTCGTACAGGAATATAATGGTAATATAgctcattcaaaaagaaatgctTATTACCTTATTTTCGTACGTTGTTtattttcacattcaaaatcttgaattgaattgaaatattttcaatacaaagcatttcaaattttcgcgcgctcattttataatttcacaaaCAACCGCAAGAGGTCGCTGAAAGCAGTGTTAATTTTATCATGAGAGTTTCCATTCTATACATACTTGTTCTATGACAACTAGTTTGAGGTTAAATCTAAGATGTCATTTCAGTCAAAACACAGAAAAATTCTGTAATCTTATCAGTATCAAAGAAAAGTGTTGTTTTAAAATACATTTTCATAATTTACCAATGTATATTTGATATCATTTATTCAGACGCTTCTACACCGTATTCTTCTGTTCTTGAAATTTACATGGATATACCAGTATCATAAATTCAGTAGAATAACGTAGTACAATTATGCAACCCAACTTACTACATGGAAGATATAATGTTTCCTATTTAGAGGAGGTATTATTTCTGAGCCTAGAGTAGATTTAGACAAACCATTACCCTTCAAATACTCAACATTTTCACattaaaacttatttttttataaattttcaatatttctacaAATTAACTATCGGTCTATACCAGTAGTTCAGATTAAGAGTGATAAACATATTTCTTActttttattactttgaggaCAGTTCGAATacagaaatagttatttatgcaacaagtgcaataaacaattttgcaCGTGTAGGAAAATAaagagcgcaacttgaatactttattattaatatcgatttgcattgaaacaggaactaatacgttacgaacaatttaactcaaactttatttttaccctcaatgttgaaagtgaatgaacaattggtgacagcacgctgaagtagaatgacagatgagtgcaataaaaactttattgcactagtgcaataaagaacttctttttccactaaatatagttcaataaagttttgctttttgcatgaatgtagaaaaagatCATTAAAATTGTAGGTAACTAGATTAAGATAGGTAATTTCCAATGAGTAGCATAATAATGATGAACGGAACatgaaatcattgaatattaggaaatatattcaaattaatatgaATTATACTTCCAGTGGAGGCTCTTAAAAGTGGGGACAGCGACAGGTGAAACTTTTACCGTCTGTTTTGTGATTATAATCACTGGCGGTATATCATTTAACTTAATTGACGTCCTCAACAATATAAGAATAGCATGGATGAATCTCCTGAAAGAGTGGGTGCGTCACAGTATTAGGATACCAATGGtactaaattttatttttgagcgctcattcccAATTCTTCGCGatatctgtatttttcgaattatcaTCCGAcattggtctcaaacgataaggttcgattcGCTAATGACGAATCCGTTGTCAAATTAGATTATGTATGTCCTTCTAGTCCTAAACTCGGGTGAAACAACCTGAAAACGTTAAATTTTTAGGGtgttgaaattgtcatttcacATCACCACCGAGAATCCCAATTACGTTGGTTTTAGGGTCATGGTCATTCGTAATTTTTATCGATATTCtttcttcttggattttctatggttttgttcAATTATCATGATTTTTCGCACGAGACAATTCTAAAATTACAAACACTATGACGGACTAATAGAGCAATATGTTCGGTGAATTCATACGTTCGAAAATCGCTCTCTCAAGATCATGATGATATGGGGAAAAAACTCCTCGAAAACATTGAAATCGATAGCAGTTGCTCTCTTCACCCCTTTTAAATGTATCGATTTCCTCAATAAATGTTCTTTCAACGCACG
It includes:
- the LOC123688989 gene encoding cytochrome c oxidase assembly factor 5, whose amino-acid sequence is MMRYAEENEKLADKSACAGLRADLKMCLLESECCQKYRKTPRECLKATDGSVPAECQALRYSFFECKRSLLDARQRFRGRRGY